The following coding sequences lie in one Thermosulfuriphilus ammonigenes genomic window:
- the tolB gene encoding Tol-Pal system beta propeller repeat protein TolB, with translation MKVWQGGRFFAFLLILLILFPRSSSARVYVEITSAQISKIPIAVPLFEGSGPLHLELSRILAKDLLLHGYFEVLGETTEIRDREAWKGLAADYLVLGRLYQQVEKIRLELRAFDLTADEMILGRAYTGRASEARYMVHRFTYQLVKAITGEEGIALSRIFMVVKRGAIKEAFSVDFDGFNLLQETFDAGIVVSPRVSPSGRYLVYTSYKKGRPWLYLKDLTTSKTRVLSSRPGLNIAPAWHPRGDRLVATLSFQGNPDLYLLDLRGRIIRRLTAGPGANVSATFSPDGQQLAFVSDRSGTPQIYILELGSGRIRRLTYKGSYNTSPSWSPRGDRLAYAGLVEGRFQIFTIDPRGGDPVMVTSLGSNETPVWSPDGRQIAFVSNRSGRRALWVIMANGSSPRLLFSPTGEVYDPCWSGNVY, from the coding sequence ATGAAGGTGTGGCAAGGAGGCCGTTTTTTTGCCTTTTTGTTGATCTTATTGATCCTTTTCCCACGGAGTTCCTCTGCCCGGGTCTATGTAGAGATTACTTCGGCCCAGATCAGTAAGATCCCCATCGCTGTACCTCTTTTTGAGGGCTCTGGCCCCCTTCACCTTGAACTGTCTCGGATCCTGGCCAAGGATCTTCTCCTTCACGGTTACTTTGAGGTCTTGGGAGAGACCACGGAGATCCGTGATCGGGAGGCCTGGAAGGGGCTTGCCGCCGATTATCTTGTCTTGGGGCGCCTCTACCAACAGGTGGAGAAGATTCGTCTTGAGCTAAGGGCCTTTGATCTTACCGCCGATGAGATGATCCTTGGCCGGGCTTATACCGGCCGGGCCTCAGAGGCCCGCTACATGGTCCATCGATTTACCTACCAGCTGGTCAAGGCCATCACCGGGGAGGAGGGTATCGCCCTTTCTCGGATCTTTATGGTGGTCAAACGGGGGGCCATAAAGGAGGCCTTCTCTGTAGATTTTGATGGTTTTAATCTCCTCCAGGAGACCTTTGATGCCGGAATCGTTGTTTCCCCGCGGGTCTCTCCTAGTGGTCGCTATCTGGTATATACCTCCTATAAAAAAGGCCGCCCCTGGTTATATCTTAAGGATTTGACTACGAGTAAGACCAGAGTCCTGTCCTCCCGCCCCGGTCTAAACATTGCCCCGGCCTGGCATCCTCGAGGTGATCGCCTGGTGGCCACCCTTTCCTTTCAGGGCAATCCTGATCTTTATCTTCTTGACCTTCGGGGGAGGATTATTCGGCGGCTCACCGCCGGCCCCGGGGCCAATGTCTCGGCCACTTTTTCCCCTGATGGTCAACAGCTTGCCTTTGTCAGTGATCGTTCAGGAACCCCACAGATCTACATTTTGGAGCTGGGTAGTGGTCGCATTCGTCGTCTGACTTATAAAGGAAGCTATAATACCTCTCCGTCCTGGTCACCTAGGGGCGACCGATTAGCTTACGCCGGTCTGGTTGAGGGACGTTTTCAGATCTTCACTATTGATCCGCGGGGAGGAGATCCGGTTATGGTGACCAGTCTCGGCAGCAATGAGACTCCGGTCTGGTCACCTGATGGTCGGCAGATCGCCTTTGTCAGTAATCGTTCCGGAAGGCGGGCCCTATGGGTGATTATGGCCAATGGGAGCTCCCCGCGTCTGCTTTTCTCCCCCACCGGGGAGGTTTATGATCCCTGTTGGTCGGGCAACGTTTATTAG
- the cysS gene encoding cysteine--tRNA ligase yields the protein MRVRKRGNILDLVGNTPLVPIHRLNPNPRVTILAKLESKNPGGSVKDRIALSMIEAAEETGELTPEKIVIEATSGNTGIGLAMVCAVKGYRCLLVMSEGASIERRKIMQAYGAEIYLTPAEKSTDGAIEEVYARLRAEPQRYFCPDQFNNENNWRAHYYHTAPEIWEATQGKVTHIVATMGTTGTLMGLSRFFRERAPEVKVIGVEPYYGHKIQGLKNMKESYKPGIFNRRLPHRIVNVHDEEAFEMARLLAKKEGIFVGMSSGAAMAAAYNLAREIEEGLIVTIFPDGGERYLSTPLFSLTEEVPPRGPRFYNTFSRRKESFEPLNPPRVGIYSCGPTAYELAHLGLCRRVVVADILRRLLEFRGYDVCHVMNITDIDDKTIAAALKAGVSLEELTNHYTAEFLQDVDTLKAKRASYYPRAREHIEDMVEITRKLLKKGLAYVKYQSVYFDISKLPEYGKLSRVDLDRIQVGKTVDLDDYDKDSPVDFTLFKRSTLPELRHGLFYTTEWGNVRPGWHIECVAMAMKYLGETFDIHTSGTDLIFPHHENEIAIAQALTGKPLARYWLHSALVYVDGQKMSRSAGNVITLRDLLARGYTGRQVRFFLLRTHYRKPLNFSYQALEAACRALERIDSFLTRLTFIPDGPRLEGLDTAIAQLKEDFLDALDDDLNVSRALGAIFSFIHWLNPKMDKGLAPDVREKILEVFKELDQILAVMEFMERPSDPKIEELIKCREEARAKGNYAEADRLREELKKMGVEVVDAPFGPIWRLKRRPEDER from the coding sequence ATGCGAGTCCGAAAACGCGGCAATATTCTTGACCTGGTGGGCAACACCCCCCTTGTCCCCATTCACCGCCTGAATCCCAACCCCAGAGTAACCATTCTGGCCAAGTTAGAATCAAAAAATCCCGGAGGTTCGGTAAAGGATCGGATCGCTCTTTCTATGATTGAGGCCGCTGAAGAAACCGGTGAGCTTACTCCGGAGAAGATCGTCATAGAGGCCACCAGCGGCAACACCGGCATCGGACTGGCCATGGTCTGTGCCGTCAAGGGTTATCGCTGTTTGCTGGTCATGAGTGAGGGAGCCAGCATAGAGCGCCGCAAGATAATGCAGGCCTATGGGGCCGAGATCTATCTTACCCCGGCCGAAAAGAGTACCGACGGGGCCATAGAAGAGGTCTATGCCCGACTGCGGGCCGAACCTCAGCGTTACTTCTGCCCGGATCAATTCAACAACGAAAACAATTGGCGGGCTCACTATTATCATACTGCTCCGGAGATCTGGGAGGCCACCCAGGGCAAAGTCACCCATATCGTGGCCACCATGGGAACCACCGGAACACTTATGGGCCTGTCTCGTTTCTTTCGAGAAAGGGCCCCTGAGGTAAAGGTTATCGGGGTAGAACCTTACTATGGCCACAAGATCCAAGGTCTCAAGAACATGAAGGAATCCTATAAGCCGGGGATCTTCAACCGAAGGCTTCCCCATCGGATTGTTAATGTCCATGATGAAGAGGCCTTTGAGATGGCCAGGCTCCTGGCCAAAAAAGAGGGAATCTTTGTGGGCATGAGCTCCGGGGCGGCCATGGCTGCCGCCTACAACCTGGCCCGGGAGATAGAAGAAGGCCTTATCGTGACCATCTTTCCTGACGGGGGCGAACGTTATCTCTCCACCCCCCTCTTTAGCCTCACAGAGGAGGTACCCCCCCGGGGCCCCCGCTTCTATAACACCTTCTCTCGCAGAAAAGAGTCCTTTGAACCCCTCAATCCTCCCAGGGTAGGGATCTACTCCTGCGGCCCTACGGCCTATGAACTAGCCCACCTTGGACTCTGCCGCCGGGTGGTGGTGGCTGATATCCTCCGGCGACTTCTGGAATTCCGAGGCTATGATGTTTGCCACGTGATGAACATTACGGATATAGACGACAAGACTATTGCCGCCGCCCTTAAGGCCGGAGTCTCCCTGGAAGAGCTCACCAATCACTACACTGCGGAGTTCCTTCAGGATGTCGATACCCTAAAGGCCAAACGGGCCAGTTACTATCCCCGGGCCCGGGAACACATAGAAGATATGGTAGAGATTACCAGAAAGCTCCTTAAAAAGGGGCTGGCTTACGTTAAGTACCAATCGGTCTATTTTGACATCTCCAAGCTACCCGAATACGGAAAGCTCTCCCGGGTGGATCTTGACCGCATCCAGGTAGGCAAAACAGTGGATCTTGACGACTATGATAAGGATAGCCCGGTTGATTTCACCCTTTTTAAGCGTTCCACGCTACCGGAGCTGAGGCATGGTCTTTTCTACACCACTGAATGGGGAAACGTCCGTCCCGGCTGGCACATAGAGTGCGTGGCCATGGCCATGAAATACCTGGGAGAGACCTTTGACATTCACACCAGCGGCACGGATCTCATCTTTCCTCACCACGAAAACGAGATTGCCATCGCTCAAGCCCTGACGGGTAAACCCCTAGCCCGATACTGGCTTCATAGTGCCTTGGTTTACGTAGATGGTCAAAAAATGTCTCGCTCGGCAGGAAATGTGATCACCCTCCGGGATCTCCTGGCCCGGGGATATACCGGACGACAGGTGCGTTTCTTTCTCCTGCGGACCCATTATCGTAAACCTCTTAACTTCTCCTACCAGGCCCTGGAAGCTGCCTGCCGGGCCTTAGAGCGGATAGATAGCTTCCTTACCCGTTTGACCTTTATCCCCGATGGCCCCAGGCTTGAAGGATTAGATACAGCCATCGCTCAGCTAAAAGAGGACTTTCTGGATGCCTTAGACGACGATCTTAACGTCTCCCGAGCCCTGGGGGCGATCTTCTCTTTTATACACTGGCTCAATCCCAAGATGGACAAAGGTCTGGCCCCCGACGTCCGGGAAAAGATTCTTGAGGTCTTCAAAGAACTTGATCAGATTCTGGCGGTGATGGAATTTATGGAAAGACCCTCAGACCCCAAAATAGAAGAACTTATTAAATGCCGCGAGGAGGCCCGGGCCAAAGGCAATTACGCTGAGGCCGACCGTCTGAGGGAAGAATTAAAGAAGATGGGAGTGGAGGTGGTTGACGCCCCCTTTGGCCCCATCTGGCGTCTTAAGAGACGCCCGGAAGATGAGAGATAA
- a CDS encoding LPS-assembly protein LptD, with the protein MKRAGTFLLLLGICLQAATIWAAPPWRILAQKITYFDNNRIIVAEGEVEVYHQDLAIYADRLRYDLLTENIYAYGHLRVRSGEDWIQGQEGIFNVRTATGTIQEAHLFIKKENFHVLARQIRKTGPETYEADQAVITTCDTCRSCPQRPAWSFFARRAKLTAEGYAKGYSVTFRVKDRGFLYSPYVSVATRAHRKTGLLLPRLTGGNRHGFGLEIPFFWAINDSLDLTFFPNYMAKRGLMTGVEFRYAWAKGSKGVFQLAYLNDKLKDDDYNDDGILRENKHRWWLKGKADHRLPRGFMAKLDLDLVSDKDFPLEFRSDPLGYDKAQRMFMEEFGRGIQVDTATIRTSTAQVSGTLGHNFLLGQLTWHDNQNPGGQKTTLQELPLLEWRNLKHPFWGPFYFEARNRYQYFWREEGTKGHRLDLHSKISLPLPTQPYLDVTLAYGLRETLYKVDWDSLENRKSYLDRTLYDLTADISTTILRVFYLQWRGIEKVRHSLRPRLLYTYIPPKDQKDLPYFDGGDRVATTNKITYSLTNFLTIKRETAPRRYAYRDVLRFKVQQSYSFREANRELTSPKDRRRPYSDIYVELEFTPHPKTYFRYDANFSVYGQGTTSANIILRLQDSRGSSLRVDWRRQKSLEVEELNSYLIYSLTPRLSLIFGYKKNLASDERVDTRYGLRYRSQCWQGEVTVLSTPYETRFTFLINLLGIGRFGL; encoded by the coding sequence GTGAAACGAGCCGGGACCTTTCTTCTTCTTTTGGGAATTTGTCTCCAGGCGGCAACCATCTGGGCTGCTCCACCTTGGCGCATCCTGGCCCAAAAGATCACCTACTTTGACAACAACCGGATCATCGTGGCCGAGGGGGAGGTAGAAGTCTATCACCAGGACCTGGCCATCTATGCTGACCGCCTCCGATATGACCTCCTAACAGAAAACATCTATGCCTATGGACACTTACGGGTTCGCTCCGGGGAAGATTGGATTCAGGGCCAGGAAGGAATCTTCAATGTCCGCACAGCAACGGGGACTATCCAGGAGGCCCATCTGTTTATAAAAAAGGAAAACTTCCATGTCTTGGCCCGGCAGATTCGGAAAACTGGTCCAGAGACCTACGAGGCTGACCAGGCCGTCATCACCACCTGCGATACCTGCCGCAGCTGTCCTCAGAGACCGGCCTGGAGCTTTTTTGCCCGGCGGGCCAAACTCACCGCTGAAGGGTATGCCAAGGGATACTCGGTAACTTTTCGGGTTAAAGACCGGGGATTTCTTTATTCTCCTTATGTTTCCGTAGCCACCAGGGCCCACCGAAAGACCGGACTCCTCCTCCCCCGGCTAACCGGGGGCAACCGCCACGGCTTTGGTCTGGAGATACCCTTTTTCTGGGCTATCAACGACAGCCTGGATCTTACCTTTTTTCCCAACTACATGGCCAAACGAGGACTTATGACCGGGGTAGAGTTCCGTTATGCCTGGGCCAAAGGCTCTAAGGGGGTCTTTCAGCTGGCCTATCTCAACGACAAGCTTAAGGATGATGACTACAACGATGACGGCATTCTCCGAGAGAATAAGCACCGCTGGTGGCTTAAAGGCAAGGCCGATCACCGCCTTCCCCGGGGTTTTATGGCCAAATTGGATCTGGATCTGGTAAGTGATAAGGATTTCCCCCTGGAGTTCCGAAGTGATCCCCTAGGTTACGACAAGGCCCAAAGGATGTTTATGGAGGAATTTGGTCGGGGAATTCAGGTAGACACCGCCACCATCCGGACCTCTACGGCCCAGGTCTCTGGAACCCTAGGTCACAACTTTCTTCTAGGACAGCTTACCTGGCATGACAACCAGAACCCCGGAGGCCAGAAGACCACCCTCCAGGAACTCCCCCTCCTTGAGTGGCGGAACCTCAAGCACCCCTTTTGGGGGCCGTTTTACTTCGAAGCTCGAAACCGATATCAGTATTTTTGGCGGGAAGAGGGGACAAAGGGGCACCGCCTTGACCTCCACTCGAAGATTTCTCTGCCCCTGCCCACCCAGCCTTATCTAGATGTCACTCTGGCCTATGGTCTGAGGGAAACCCTTTATAAGGTGGACTGGGACTCCCTGGAGAACCGAAAAAGCTATCTGGATCGAACCCTCTATGACCTTACGGCCGATATCTCCACCACCATTTTGCGAGTCTTTTATCTCCAGTGGAGAGGCATAGAAAAGGTCAGGCATAGCCTTCGTCCTCGCCTACTTTACACCTATATTCCCCCCAAGGATCAGAAGGACCTCCCTTACTTCGACGGCGGAGACCGGGTGGCGACCACCAATAAGATTACCTACTCTTTGACCAATTTCCTGACCATTAAGCGTGAAACTGCCCCGAGACGATACGCCTACCGAGATGTTCTGAGATTTAAGGTCCAGCAGAGCTACAGTTTTCGAGAGGCCAACCGGGAGCTGACTTCACCTAAAGATCGACGGCGCCCCTACTCGGACATTTACGTGGAACTTGAATTCACTCCTCATCCAAAGACCTATTTCCGCTATGACGCCAATTTCAGCGTCTATGGCCAGGGAACCACCAGTGCCAACATTATCCTTCGCCTCCAAGACTCACGGGGCAGTAGCCTCCGAGTTGACTGGCGGAGGCAGAAAAGCCTCGAGGTAGAAGAGCTTAACTCCTATCTTATTTATTCCCTCACCCCTCGTCTTTCTCTGATCTTCGGATATAAAAAGAACCTGGCCAGTGACGAACGCGTCGATACCCGCTATGGTCTTCGCTATCGATCACAGTGCTGGCAGGGTGAGGTTACAGTCTTGAGCACCCCATATGAGACGCGCTTTACCTTCCTCATCAATCTGCTGGGAATAGGTCGCTTTGGTTTGTAA
- a CDS encoding universal stress protein, with amino-acid sequence MAYTHILIPIDGSEPSLEALKQGLSLAKANQAQVTALYVVPRGEEFIEVFTLKSVKEAFYQEGEKVLEKARKIAQEMGVSLNTRITEGRPPEEIVEVAKNLGCDLIVMGSHGHGMLGKLLIGSCTERVLAMAPCPVLVVKK; translated from the coding sequence ATGGCATACACACATATCCTCATTCCCATCGATGGCTCTGAACCCAGCCTGGAAGCCCTCAAACAGGGGCTTTCCCTGGCCAAGGCCAATCAAGCTCAAGTCACGGCCCTATATGTGGTACCCAGGGGAGAGGAGTTCATCGAGGTCTTTACCCTAAAGTCAGTAAAAGAGGCCTTCTACCAGGAGGGAGAAAAGGTCTTAGAGAAGGCCAGAAAGATCGCCCAAGAGATGGGAGTCTCTCTTAACACCAGAATAACAGAGGGACGTCCCCCAGAGGAAATCGTCGAGGTGGCCAAGAATCTTGGCTGTGATCTTATCGTTATGGGTAGCCACGGCCATGGAATGCTAGGGAAGCTTCTGATTGGAAGCTGTACCGAGCGAGTCCTGGCTATGGCCCCCTGCCCGGTCTTGGTGGTCAAAAAGTAA
- a CDS encoding sulfite exporter TauE/SafE family protein, which translates to MAAGPVTGHISPEQLEIVTQVLSASPWNYFWVALLGFMGGTLSGFIGSGGAFLMTPGMMNLGIPGVMAVGANITHKFGKAMMGSKKHGEMGHVDRKLAVFVLITALVGIKLAVWVNGYFFHKLGKAGSSLYVSAFFVITLTLIGGSMLKDALRTMRGGEVGPSKALLRLSSKLRIPPMIHFPVAGVKISLWTILVVGTAVGYMAGTIGVGGFIGVPAMIYIFGVPTVVAAGTELFLAMFMGAWGAFNYALGGFVDLRLTFLLYAGSLIGIYVGAIGTSLVKELYIRLVTSILILLCCVSRALAIPDYMQQLNLITLSEHSAQVFELASKIFLFASGGIATLLIFYWTLKGHLEKQRLVKKYGMSSQAVKVAQTAKA; encoded by the coding sequence ATGGCTGCAGGACCAGTAACCGGACATATCTCTCCAGAACAGCTGGAGATCGTCACCCAGGTGCTCTCAGCTAGCCCTTGGAACTACTTCTGGGTGGCCCTTTTGGGTTTTATGGGCGGGACGCTTTCGGGCTTTATCGGCTCTGGAGGAGCCTTTCTCATGACCCCGGGAATGATGAACCTGGGCATCCCAGGAGTCATGGCTGTGGGAGCTAACATCACCCATAAATTCGGTAAGGCCATGATGGGCTCTAAGAAACACGGTGAGATGGGCCATGTGGACCGTAAATTGGCCGTCTTTGTCCTTATTACCGCCTTGGTGGGTATCAAGCTGGCCGTTTGGGTAAACGGCTATTTTTTCCACAAGTTGGGTAAGGCTGGCTCCAGCCTCTATGTAAGCGCCTTTTTTGTCATCACCCTCACCCTTATCGGTGGATCTATGCTCAAAGATGCCTTAAGAACCATGCGGGGGGGTGAAGTGGGGCCGTCTAAAGCCCTGCTCCGGCTCTCCAGTAAGCTCCGCATTCCTCCGATGATTCACTTTCCTGTGGCTGGGGTGAAAATCTCTCTCTGGACCATCCTCGTGGTAGGTACGGCAGTTGGCTACATGGCCGGAACCATAGGGGTGGGTGGATTCATCGGCGTGCCGGCCATGATCTACATCTTCGGTGTCCCTACAGTGGTGGCTGCCGGGACAGAACTCTTCTTGGCCATGTTCATGGGGGCCTGGGGAGCCTTCAACTACGCTCTGGGAGGCTTTGTGGATCTTCGCCTGACCTTCCTGCTTTACGCCGGCTCTCTCATCGGAATTTATGTCGGAGCCATTGGCACCAGCTTGGTTAAAGAGCTTTATATCCGATTGGTAACCTCCATCCTTATCCTGCTGTGTTGCGTCTCCCGAGCCCTGGCCATTCCTGATTACATGCAGCAGCTCAACCTTATCACCCTCTCGGAACATTCAGCTCAGGTCTTCGAACTGGCCAGTAAGATCTTCCTCTTTGCCAGCGGAGGTATTGCCACCCTCCTTATCTTCTACTGGACCCTTAAAGGGCACCTTGAAAAACAGCGCCTAGTCAAAAAATACGGCATGAGCTCCCAGGCGGTCAAAGTAGCCCAGACGGCCAAGGCCTAA
- a CDS encoding sensor histidine kinase — protein MRRFLPRSLKVKVQIGYCFFLSMILITIALSGLILHHIYAKVTLLQVIEDFNNTILEVRRFEKNYLLYHDEEALVYTRHFLGVAEMMLSESRREMAKITSPDLVQRLWTTLSEYRKIFARVASLSDPPADLISRLRQTGKELVRISEMIEAGERRSLERYFQRSMALLFLLAIYFIGITVGLGYLVARMVVLPLKNLEGYLKRVASGNFTAVYPESADSEIQSVVQTMRLMLEEIKAREEELVQSKKLASLGTLLSGVAHELNNPLSNIYSSCQILLEDFEDLDPRFLKDMLIQIEKQTWRARNIVRTLLEFSRHRQYVLERHPLRPLVEEVFSMVRGQLPARVSLQLAIPPDLDVWVDKQRLQQALLNLVTNAIQAIGEEGEVRVEAQETDRGVEIRVIDNGCGIPPEIKERIFDPFFTTKEVGKGSGLGLYITHEIIKHHGGKISVASVPGQGTTFTIVLPQRSLKVAPRDHTKAKE, from the coding sequence TTGAGAAGATTTCTGCCCCGAAGTCTCAAAGTCAAGGTTCAGATTGGTTATTGTTTCTTTCTTTCCATGATTCTTATAACCATTGCCCTCTCTGGTCTTATCCTTCACCACATATATGCCAAAGTCACCCTTCTTCAGGTCATTGAAGATTTCAACAATACCATCCTTGAAGTTCGGCGTTTTGAAAAAAACTATCTCCTTTATCACGATGAGGAGGCCTTGGTTTATACCCGGCACTTTCTGGGTGTTGCTGAGATGATGCTTTCAGAAAGTCGTCGGGAGATGGCGAAGATTACCAGCCCGGATTTGGTTCAGCGTCTCTGGACGACCCTCAGCGAATACAGGAAGATCTTTGCTCGGGTGGCCTCCCTTTCTGATCCGCCGGCAGATCTTATATCCCGTCTTCGTCAGACGGGCAAAGAGTTAGTCCGCATTTCGGAGATGATAGAGGCCGGGGAGAGGAGGAGCCTGGAGCGTTATTTCCAGCGCTCCATGGCTCTCCTGTTTCTTTTGGCTATCTATTTTATTGGTATCACGGTGGGGCTGGGCTACTTGGTGGCCCGGATGGTTGTTCTGCCCCTTAAAAACCTGGAAGGCTACCTTAAGCGGGTAGCCTCCGGGAACTTTACCGCTGTCTATCCCGAAAGTGCCGACTCCGAGATTCAGTCGGTGGTTCAAACCATGAGACTGATGCTTGAGGAAATAAAGGCCCGGGAAGAGGAACTTGTTCAGTCTAAGAAGCTGGCCTCTTTGGGCACGCTCTTATCTGGGGTGGCTCATGAACTCAATAACCCCCTTTCAAACATTTATTCATCCTGTCAGATCCTCCTGGAAGACTTTGAAGACCTTGATCCCCGATTTCTTAAGGATATGCTCATCCAGATAGAGAAGCAGACCTGGAGAGCCCGAAACATAGTCCGCACTCTGTTAGAGTTCTCCAGACATAGACAGTATGTTCTGGAAAGGCATCCTCTTCGTCCTTTGGTGGAAGAAGTTTTTTCTATGGTCAGGGGGCAGCTTCCGGCCAGGGTCTCTCTCCAGCTGGCCATCCCTCCAGATCTTGATGTCTGGGTGGATAAGCAGCGTCTTCAGCAGGCGCTCCTTAATTTGGTCACCAACGCTATTCAGGCTATAGGAGAGGAGGGAGAGGTTCGGGTAGAGGCCCAAGAGACGGACCGAGGGGTGGAAATAAGGGTTATTGATAATGGCTGTGGTATCCCTCCAGAGATTAAGGAAAGGATTTTTGACCCCTTCTTTACCACTAAAGAGGTAGGTAAAGGTTCAGGGCTAGGGCTTTATATAACCCATGAGATCATCAAACATCACGGCGGTAAGATCTCGGTAGCCAGTGTTCCTGGTCAGGGGACCACCTTCACTATTGTTCTTCCGCAGCGGTCGCTAAAGGTGGCCCCGAGGGATCACACAAAGGCTAAGGAGTAA
- a CDS encoding sigma-54-dependent transcriptional regulator: MTDLSEKGRILVVDDEEIALKNLEYILQKLGHEIVATTSSLKARDLLKKETFDVVVTDLKMEKVDGMELLRLAKERSPESEVIIITAFATVDSAIEAMKAGAYYYIAKPYKIDEVRKVVSEALEKTRLRRENLALRRQLEAIKGRVKILTNDAKMKQILDVARQVAISDCTVLITGESGTGKELLARYIHEMSPRRQKPFVVVNCGVFTEELLAHELFGHEKGAFTGATHSKKGLVDMANGGTLFLDEIAEMSPSMQVKLLRLIQEHEFYRVGGTEPIRVDIRFIAATNQDLKKAVERGDFRLDLYYRLNVVNMHLPPLAERKGDIPLLARFFLEKHAARMGKKVTSISQEVIAILKNYDFPGNVRELENIIERGVALATGETIDSSCLPEEIRQLDIKAFRKKDGRYPTLEEQEIAYIRWILKETGGNKTLAAQILGIDRVSLWRKLKKYGLEAEK, encoded by the coding sequence ATGACCGACCTTTCCGAAAAGGGCCGAATCCTGGTAGTCGATGACGAGGAGATCGCTCTTAAAAATCTGGAGTATATACTCCAGAAGCTTGGTCATGAGATCGTGGCTACCACCAGTAGCCTTAAGGCCCGAGACCTCCTCAAAAAAGAGACCTTTGATGTAGTGGTTACCGATCTGAAGATGGAAAAGGTAGACGGCATGGAGCTTCTGCGCTTGGCCAAGGAGCGCTCTCCAGAGAGCGAGGTGATCATTATCACCGCCTTTGCCACGGTGGATTCGGCCATAGAGGCCATGAAGGCCGGGGCCTATTACTACATTGCTAAACCCTACAAGATAGACGAGGTTCGCAAGGTGGTCTCTGAGGCCCTGGAGAAAACCCGTCTGCGTCGGGAGAATCTGGCCCTCAGACGTCAGCTTGAGGCTATCAAAGGTCGGGTAAAGATCCTCACCAATGATGCCAAAATGAAACAGATTCTGGATGTGGCCCGTCAGGTGGCTATAAGCGACTGTACCGTCCTGATAACGGGAGAATCCGGCACGGGAAAGGAGCTCCTGGCCCGTTATATTCATGAAATGAGTCCCCGCCGACAGAAGCCCTTTGTGGTGGTTAACTGCGGAGTCTTTACCGAAGAACTCCTGGCTCATGAGCTCTTTGGCCACGAGAAGGGAGCTTTTACTGGGGCCACCCACTCCAAGAAAGGGCTGGTGGATATGGCCAATGGAGGGACTCTCTTTTTGGATGAGATTGCCGAGATGTCTCCCAGTATGCAGGTCAAGCTGCTTCGTCTGATTCAGGAACACGAATTCTACCGAGTGGGGGGGACCGAACCGATTCGAGTGGACATTCGCTTTATTGCTGCCACCAACCAGGATCTCAAAAAGGCCGTAGAGCGAGGAGATTTTCGCCTCGACCTTTACTACCGCCTGAATGTGGTGAACATGCACCTTCCGCCTTTGGCCGAAAGAAAGGGAGACATCCCCCTTCTGGCTCGTTTCTTTTTAGAAAAGCATGCGGCCCGGATGGGTAAGAAGGTTACCTCTATTAGTCAGGAGGTTATAGCCATCCTCAAAAATTATGATTTTCCAGGCAATGTTCGCGAACTCGAAAACATTATCGAGCGGGGTGTGGCCCTGGCTACCGGAGAGACAATAGATAGTTCCTGCCTTCCCGAGGAGATAAGACAGCTAGATATCAAGGCCTTTAGGAAGAAAGACGGCCGTTATCCCACCCTGGAGGAGCAGGAGATAGCTTATATTCGCTGGATCCTAAAAGAGACAGGCGGCAACAAGACCCTAGCGGCCCAAATCCTAGGCATAGATCGGGTTTCCCTGTGGAGGAAACTTAAAAAGTACGGTCTGGAAGCAGAAAAATAA
- a CDS encoding universal stress protein, with product MNKKWKEISRKIEATFGAAAFAEAGEFEAAREILKEGFTEGHVLLGVEGEALDRKACRYALNLCRSTRASLQVIQALPVNDRAMLKAASIRSEALVRETLVSMGLEIPLQVITVSGTLEQILLFYLTHVKGIISVVIAGGKRRFRQTYSRIIREAPCPVVLVSAK from the coding sequence ATGAACAAGAAGTGGAAAGAGATCTCTAGGAAGATCGAAGCCACCTTTGGGGCGGCGGCCTTTGCCGAGGCCGGGGAGTTTGAGGCGGCTCGAGAGATCCTTAAAGAGGGCTTTACTGAAGGGCATGTACTTCTGGGGGTGGAGGGTGAGGCCCTTGATCGAAAGGCCTGTCGTTACGCTCTCAACCTCTGTCGCTCTACCAGGGCGTCTCTACAGGTTATTCAGGCCCTGCCAGTCAATGATCGGGCCATGTTGAAGGCGGCCTCGATACGTTCTGAGGCCCTGGTTCGGGAGACTTTGGTCTCCATGGGGTTGGAGATCCCTTTACAAGTAATCACCGTGTCTGGGACTCTGGAGCAGATCCTTCTCTTTTATCTTACCCATGTTAAAGGGATCATCTCGGTGGTTATTGCGGGTGGTAAGCGCCGATTTCGGCAAACATATTCTCGGATAATCCGTGAGGCGCCATGCCCGGTGGTTCTAGTTTCAGCTAAGTAA